The following are from one region of the Candidatus Cloacimonadaceae bacterium genome:
- a CDS encoding C-GCAxxG-C-C family protein: protein MLSSKKVMNAITDHANGFNCAQAVLMQFAKDLGLSRIAASKIASCFGGGMRMGRTCGALTGALMVLGLGFGFSEADQLSKQKIEERTEEFTANFKIFNGSTECKDIIGMDVSKPKAREKAIRKGLFEKKCPLCIASSILLLEKYLESKG from the coding sequence GTGTTATCATCAAAAAAAGTAATGAATGCCATAACGGATCATGCCAACGGTTTTAACTGTGCCCAAGCAGTGTTGATGCAATTTGCCAAGGATTTGGGATTATCGCGCATAGCCGCAAGTAAGATTGCTTCTTGTTTCGGAGGAGGAATGCGCATGGGACGAACCTGCGGTGCCCTGACAGGCGCGTTGATGGTGTTGGGTCTCGGCTTTGGATTTTCCGAAGCCGATCAGCTTAGCAAACAGAAAATTGAGGAGCGGACGGAAGAATTTACCGCCAATTTCAAAATCTTCAACGGCAGCACCGAATGCAAGGACATCATTGGGATGGATGTGTCCAAACCCAAAGCCAGGGAAAAAGCCATCCGGAAAGGACTCTTTGAAAAAAAATGCCCGCTGTGTATCGCCAGCTCGATCCTCTTGCTGGAAAAGTATTTAGAATCGAAAGGTTAG